GCTCTGGCTGCTTCTATTGCGGCATTAAGGGCAAGAAGGTTGGTCTGGTCGGCTATTTCGTCAATAACCTGAATTATAAGCCCTATCTGCTCGCTGGATTTGCCCAGTTCCCGCACTGTGGCTTCGGTCTGGATAACAGCCTCGGCTATTTTCTCCATCATTACCTTGGTCTGGCGGACTATCTTATGGCTGTCCTCAACGGAATGTCTGGCGTTCTCTGCGCTTACAGCAACGTTTTTCGCATTCTGAGAAACTTCAATAACGGTTGCGTTAACCTCTTCCACTGCGGAAGCTGTGGCTGCGGCCTCCTCTGCCTGAGCGACTGCTCCCTGAGCTATGTGCTCTGAGGTGCTGGAAAGCTCTGCGGAGGTTGAAGCCAGATTGTTGACCGACTCTATCACTGTTTCAAGCACATTCCGGACGGAGGCGCTCATTTTATCAAGAGAGGAGTAAACCTCGCCTATTTCATCATTACGTGTGTTTGCGGACATCAGCCTGAAATCACCGGCAGCAATTGTGGCAAGACGCTTGTTGACCTCTTTGAGCGGCAGGAAAATAAGCAGCCTGTTCACCATTATGACCAGAATAATGAGTATGCCTATTACAACAAGCAGTGCGAGATAATTGCGGAAAGCATCCATCCTTGCGCCGTCGATTATCGGCGAGAGAGGTATCATGATCTCAAAAGCTCCGTGAATCTCCCCTGCGCGCCAGTTTTCCATCTTTACGCCTGTGGGGTCAAGCCCCTGATCATTGCCCCAGAGTTCCATTGATGTGGCCGGATCTCCGTGACAGATCTCACATTCCTTGGTAAGGCGCACTGCCTTGTAATAGCGGATTATGTCCTGATCTTTGTCTATTATGTAATGTTCCGGCGTGCTGCCCGTCCCTTTATCCAGACGGGTAAGCATATCCAGAACTTCCAAATCAGTTTTATCGGGTTCGTTAACGGAATTTCGGGGGGAAACCTTGGGGACCTTCATCTTAACGCCTATTTCATCCGCTTTGGCCTTAAGAACATTCATGGCCACAGAAATAGGCACTGTATGGAGGAACTTGTCCACGCTGCTCCGTGCAGCTTCATAGTCATAAACACCGGCTCTTCCGGCATCAGCTATCGCCTCTCTCACTGCTTCGGCTTCAAGCACCAGAGCTCTCGCTTTTGAGACCTCAAAGTTGATCCAGTCATTTTTCTGTTTGATGTAGCTTCCGTAGAAAAGCGCGCTCATTCCGAAGAATACAATCAGAAAAATAATAATTGACAGTTTCTGGCTGATTTTCATCAATAACTTCCTTCAGGGCAGTGATAACAAAACCCTGTAATCCGGGCATTCTATCCCTATCAGGATATAAATACAATAATTATCCTTTTAAGAAGCCCGCGTTTTGCTGCGCACTCATAATGATATGCGCAGTAAAACACATCACTGATTAATATATCGGCAGTATTTCAATATTTTTTATGCCTTAACTTACTTTTTCTTCTTTATATGCTTTTCAGTGAAAGAGAAACCACACACTCAACATGGTGTGTTCCGGGGAACATATCCATGATTGTAAAATCTTTTATGCTGTACAAGTCCTGAAGCTTGGCTATGTCCCTCGCCAAAGTTGTCGGGTTGCATGAAACATATGTGACTGTTGCGGGCTTTTTATCCTTTATGAAATAGATTACGCTTTTCTCAAGCCCCGTGCGCGGGGGATCGGCAAGGAGGTGATCAAACCTGCCCTTGGAGGTTTTGAGGAACTTGGTAACATCCCCGGCAACCCATCTCACGTTAGCAAGCTCAAGTTTCTGTCCGAGCCTGACAGCCTCCTTGGATATTTCAACTGCCGTCACGGAGCGGAACTTTTCAGCAAGACTGAGAGTGAAAAAGCCGCTGCCGCAGTAAAGCTCAAGGGCATTCACACCGGAAGCGCTGTCGGTGGCTTTTTTCTGGAGATCCCCCATGAGGAACCTGTTGCTCTGGAGGAAGCTGTCGCCCCCTATGAGCATAGAACCCGCAGGGGTGTCCATCTCGATAGATTCTTCACCGATTATAAAGTCTTTGCCGGAAACTCCGTCAAAACTCACAAATTTCACATCGTCCGAATCCAGCCCCTTCACTGAGGCAAGGCATTCCCCTTTTCCGTTTTCAACAGCGTAGAGTTCATATATCTCATCTGCTGCGTTTGCCTCCGCAAACCCGCGGCATTTAGCCACAAGAGTTTCGCTGACCAGCGGACAGTCCCCCACTTCGATAAAATCACGGCTTTTGAAGCCGTAAAAACCGAGCTTTCCGCTCTTAACCTTGAAGGTCACTCTGTTTCTGTAGCGAAGCTGCTCACCGGAAACCACTTCCGAAGGCACGCTGCATTTTATATTTCTGAAAGCCTGACGGACTATCCTTGCCTTTATCTCTTTCTGTGCTTCATAATCTATGTGCCCGAAGGAGCAACCGCCGCATACGCCTATGTGCGGACAGTATTTCTCACCTCTTTTGGCTGAAGGGGTCACAACCTCCACCAGATTGGCGTAAATAAAGTTTTTTTTGTCTTCGGTCATCTCGGCAATGACTTTGTCACCCTCTACCGTAAACGGTATGAAGGCTGTCCTTCCGTCTGTGAAGGTTCCTATGCCGTAACCGCCGTATGCCGTGTCTCTTATCTCTGTTTCAAAGCGCACCTGTTATTCTCCTCATCTCTTCTGTATATTCGCCGTTAATTCTCATAATAAGGGGCGGCTCAGTGATTAGCTCCGCCTTTCCGTCTCTTCTGAACTCTATCAATGCTGTCCTCGCCACAGTCTGCCCGTCCGGGTGGACAAGGCGCATCCTCTTAGGCTCAAGTCTGTTCTTCCGTGCTGTCACAAAAACATCAGCCAGAAGGTCGCTGTCTATGCAGACAGACAGGCTCCCGCCGGATTTCAGAAAGCTTTTGCAGAACCCGAACAGATCGTCCAGACTCATTGTCCCGTTAAACCTTGCCGTCCTTTCTGTGAGTGTCGGGGGAATTTTGCCGGAGCTCTCTTTTCTGTAAGGAGGGTTGCAGACTGCCGCATCATAATGGAACTCCGGCCTGTAGCTGCGCAGATCCCCCAAAACAGGCCTGACTACCCCTTCCAGAGCGTTTTTCTCCACTGTTTCACACAGGCAGGAGAACATATTTTCCTGAAGCTCAAGGGCATCTATATCCGTGTAGCCTTTAACTTTAGCAAGAAGCGCAGCAATAACGCCGCTGCCGCTGCCTATGTCTATGGTTTTTGATTTTGCGGACGGACGCACGAAATCTGCCAGCATGACCGCATCCACAGAGAAGCGGAAGCCCTCTTCCGGCTGGCATATGACAATGTCCCTGCGGACTATGGAATCGTAGGTTTTGTTCATTGACGTATACTAGTGCAAATCCCCCATTGTTGAAATATCTTTTACACAAAAAAACGCAGAATACATTATTATCTTTCACTGTACAAGGCAGCATAATAAAGCTTAAAATACTGAACACCCGTAAGACTGAAATTCAGGCAAAATGTTTGACTGCTAATAAAAATACTGTGCGGAAAAAAACCGATGAAAATATTAAAAACAGCAGACAGCCGTATGATCTCGAACATCGGATTTTCTCTGATGTTTTCATTTACGCTGTCCTTTCTTTTTGAGGGGCAGGTATTCTACGGTCTTGCCGGACAATTCGGCTCCGACCCGGAAAAATACATTTTTTCGGGTATTCTGGCACAGTTTGCCGGTCTTTTTTCCTGCGGCTTTTTTGTGAGGAATCTGAAACAGGCAAGCAGAACCGCCACAGCAGGGATGGCTGTCTGCCTGCTTACAGCCGTTCCGTTCTTCTTTGAACCCTCTGTTTTGTGGTCTGTATGTTTCACAGCCGCTAACTACGCCTCCGGCTGCGCACTGGCATCATGGGGCTATTTTCTTATGATTTTCACTCCGAAAAACCAACGTATAAAATCATGCGCGGATCTTCTTATCTTCTCAAATATACTTATGATAATCGTGAATATAACAACAGAGCACACATCTCCCTCTGCGGGGCTTGCTCTGGCACTGCTATTTCTGGCAGCGGGCTTGACCGTTATCCTTAATCTGAATCCCGCACATTTCACTCCTGAGACAGAAACGGTAAAAAGAAAAGAAACGGTCAGAACTAAAAAACCTATGATAATGCTGTATCTTTTTATTTTCATCATAACGATTAACTCAGGCCTGATGTATCAGGTTGTCAATCCTGCCTTTGCCCATCTCTCGGAACTGGCAAGCCTTTACTGGTCGATACCCTATATCATCGCTCTGACTGTTATGCGCAGCTTCTACTCAAAGATGAAGCGCTCCGTTGTTTTATATACAGGCATGGCTACACTTGGAGCCTCCTTTATCTGCTTTATACTGCTCGGCAGAAATGCTGCCGACTATCTGATTGTCAACACCCTTATGCTTGGTGCTTTCGGTATTTTTGACCTGTTTTGGTGGAGCATTATAGGAGAGATACTTGATTACACTGACAACCCTGCCAAAACCTTCGGTATCGGGCTTTCTGCCAATGTTCTTGGGATTCTTCTGGGCAGAACAATCGGCATGACAGTGACTTCCGCCCGCCTTTCTGATGCGGAAATAGTTGTAATTGCCCTGTCTGTCGTGTGTGTCACCCTCGCTCTTCTGCCGCCTCTGAACCGCATGCTTGTTGCCCTGATTAAGAAACATGTCTACCTGTCTGATGAGGAAAGCATGGCTGATTATGAATACAAACCCGCCACAGGACAAAGCCGTGTAACAGAACCGCTGACAAGCCGTGAGACAGAGGTTCTGCGGCTTATTCTCACAGGCAAATCCAACAAAGCCATAGCGGATGAACTGTTTATCAGTGAGAGCACAGTAAAAACCCACACCCGGAACATCTTCTCCAAATACAATGTTAACAGCAGATCTGAGCTGTTCAGCATTCTTCTCAACAATAGAACAAATATTTAGCCATTATCCATCAAACCCTTCCCTGATAAGCCTTCTAATACTTTAGGACGAGACAGTTCTTTTGCATTTTCATCCTTTCGGTCGATGTTTTTTCTCCCTGAATTTTCTAAAATATAATAGTCAGTTAAAATATCGGAGGGAATAGAAATGAGAAGACTTTTATCGGTTTTTGCGGTGATTCTGCTAGCTGCTCTCTTTACAGGCTGCAACGGCAGTTCAGGCAGTAAGCAGCCAGCGGAGCACCCTTACAAAGGTTATTACACAGGTGTATATTCAAGCCCGTCAGTTTCCGGTTTATGGGAATTTACCGTTAACAATGAGGGTAAAATTTCCGGCATTGCAGAAGATCACAATAACTCCTACGCCCTGACAGGCAGTGTTGACAGTTCGGGCAACGCCGAAGTCGAAGGAGTCACGGCTTTTTCATCCTTGAGAGACACAGGGGATATTTCTTTCAGCCTGAACCTTAGCTCAGGGACAATAACAGGTACATGGAACAGCGGAGGAAGCTCCGGCTCCCTTGTGGGGCTGAATAAGACAGAAACACGCCCGGCAGGCAACTCAGCTCCGGTAATAAGCGGCACTCCACAGACCGGAGTTACCTCAGGCACTGCATACAGCTTCACTCCAATATCCTTTGATGCCGATGATGACACACTTACCTTCCGCATATCGAACAAGCCTTCGTGGGCGGAATTTGATAATACAACAGGAACCCTCAGCGGAACACCGCAGACTGCGGCGGAACACAGCAGCATAATAATAACTGTATTTGACGGTAAAGGAGGTTATGCCTATCTGCCGCATTTCAGTATAACGGTCAATCCCGCTAATACTGCTCCGGAAATATCAGGAACGCCGCAGACCGCCATAACTGCCGGTTCCGCATACAGTTTCACACCCACGGCCAATGATGCGGATCATGACACCCTCACTTTCAGTGTTAACATTACTCTCCCCGCATGGCTGAGTTTCAGCACATCCACCGGAGCACTCACGGGAACTCCTTCAAACAGTGATGAAGGAACGATCAGCAACATAATTATAAGCGTATCTGACGGGCACGGCGGTTCTGACTCACTTGCCGCTTTCAGCAT
The genomic region above belongs to Geovibrio ferrireducens and contains:
- a CDS encoding methyl-accepting chemotaxis protein, giving the protein MKISQKLSIIIFLIVFFGMSALFYGSYIKQKNDWINFEVSKARALVLEAEAVREAIADAGRAGVYDYEAARSSVDKFLHTVPISVAMNVLKAKADEIGVKMKVPKVSPRNSVNEPDKTDLEVLDMLTRLDKGTGSTPEHYIIDKDQDIIRYYKAVRLTKECEICHGDPATSMELWGNDQGLDPTGVKMENWRAGEIHGAFEIMIPLSPIIDGARMDAFRNYLALLVVIGILIILVIMVNRLLIFLPLKEVNKRLATIAAGDFRLMSANTRNDEIGEVYSSLDKMSASVRNVLETVIESVNNLASTSAELSSTSEHIAQGAVAQAEEAAATASAVEEVNATVIEVSQNAKNVAVSAENARHSVEDSHKIVRQTKVMMEKIAEAVIQTEATVRELGKSSEQIGLIIQVIDEIADQTNLLALNAAIEAARAGEHGRGFAVVADEVRKLAEKTTTATKQIAEMIQHIQADTGGAVAGMREGVEKVEIGKEKAEEATESLDKTLSEVENVSGEVTLIARATDEQASAMDMMTRSIENISSVTKDNSVAASESADAVEQLSRLAADLQELITKFKL
- a CDS encoding tRNA1(Val) (adenine(37)-N6)-methyltransferase; translation: MNKTYDSIVRRDIVICQPEEGFRFSVDAVMLADFVRPSAKSKTIDIGSGSGVIAALLAKVKGYTDIDALELQENMFSCLCETVEKNALEGVVRPVLGDLRSYRPEFHYDAAVCNPPYRKESSGKIPPTLTERTARFNGTMSLDDLFGFCKSFLKSGGSLSVCIDSDLLADVFVTARKNRLEPKRMRLVHPDGQTVARTALIEFRRDGKAELITEPPLIMRINGEYTEEMRRITGAL
- a CDS encoding response regulator transcription factor, with the translated sequence MKILKTADSRMISNIGFSLMFSFTLSFLFEGQVFYGLAGQFGSDPEKYIFSGILAQFAGLFSCGFFVRNLKQASRTATAGMAVCLLTAVPFFFEPSVLWSVCFTAANYASGCALASWGYFLMIFTPKNQRIKSCADLLIFSNILMIIVNITTEHTSPSAGLALALLFLAAGLTVILNLNPAHFTPETETVKRKETVRTKKPMIMLYLFIFIITINSGLMYQVVNPAFAHLSELASLYWSIPYIIALTVMRSFYSKMKRSVVLYTGMATLGASFICFILLGRNAADYLIVNTLMLGAFGIFDLFWWSIIGEILDYTDNPAKTFGIGLSANVLGILLGRTIGMTVTSARLSDAEIVVIALSVVCVTLALLPPLNRMLVALIKKHVYLSDEESMADYEYKPATGQSRVTEPLTSRETEVLRLILTGKSNKAIADELFISESTVKTHTRNIFSKYNVNSRSELFSILLNNRTNI
- a CDS encoding class I SAM-dependent RNA methyltransferase, with protein sequence MRFETEIRDTAYGGYGIGTFTDGRTAFIPFTVEGDKVIAEMTEDKKNFIYANLVEVVTPSAKRGEKYCPHIGVCGGCSFGHIDYEAQKEIKARIVRQAFRNIKCSVPSEVVSGEQLRYRNRVTFKVKSGKLGFYGFKSRDFIEVGDCPLVSETLVAKCRGFAEANAADEIYELYAVENGKGECLASVKGLDSDDVKFVSFDGVSGKDFIIGEESIEMDTPAGSMLIGGDSFLQSNRFLMGDLQKKATDSASGVNALELYCGSGFFTLSLAEKFRSVTAVEISKEAVRLGQKLELANVRWVAGDVTKFLKTSKGRFDHLLADPPRTGLEKSVIYFIKDKKPATVTYVSCNPTTLARDIAKLQDLYSIKDFTIMDMFPGTHHVECVVSLSLKSI